Genomic DNA from Corynebacterium diphtheriae:
TCTTTTTCAACTTGAATAGTTGGAAAAAGAGCCATCTTAGTTATCAATCTGTAAGCGATCGTGCTCTAGCTCAATAATATTACGGGCTAGCGCTCCTTCTGAGACATCTACGGCGTCAAAAACCTCTGCTGCTTCAGCATCCCGAGCATAGTTATCAAATACTGCCCTCTTATGCTCCAATAATTCGGTAAGTCTTTCGTCGACAGTATCGGCGCCAAAAAGTCGATAAACTGTGACAGGATCTCGTTGGCCCATTCGGTGTGTGCGTGCAATAGCTTGATCTACCAGCGTGGGCTTAACTTGCGCTTCCGTAAATATAACCACACTGGCTTTTTGAATATTTAGCCCTACACCTCCTGCAACAATTTGCAGCAATAACACATGTCTTCCAGTGTTTCCCAACTCATCAATCAGCTGTTGTCGTCGTTCAGGCGGCACATCTCCTGTGATTGACCCCGCAACGTATTCACCCAAATCTTTTTCAATACGCTCGAGCACACTGCGAAAGTAGCTAAATATAATTACGTTCTTTCCAACACTTTCTGCCTCTTTCACAATGTCGATTAAGCGTTCCATTTTCGCACAATCCGGCCGAGCTGCTAGCATTGCTACTCTTCGCATCAGCATCCAATTACGTTCATGTACTGCTTGTCTGTATAGATGTTCATCCTCCGCACTGAGCTCGACCCATTCTGTGTGATCGATTTTTTCAGGAAGCTCGTCAAGGACATCCCCTTGATTTCTCCGGAGATAAAGATGCGCGATATGAGCTTTAAATGCTGAGGCTAATCGCGGTGCGCTTATTGCACAATGCGAATCAAGATATGAAACTAACGTACAAAATTCTTCTATTCTATTTTCCAATGGAGTACCGCTGAGAAGAAGCACATATTCCGATTCTGCAATAATCCGCGAGACCGCTCGCGATCGTTTAGCCTCAGGATTTTTTATGTAGTGAGCCTCATCGACGATGACAACCGTGGCCCCTAGAAGCTGCATGGTTCTCGCGCCATCATATGTAACGATAAGCGCCCCAGCGGTATCATTCCATTGCGCAACTGCTTTTTGTTTGTTTTCTCCATGCGCAATCTGAACAGGAATGTTGCAGAATTTTTCCCATTCTCGAGCCCAGTTAGTCATCAGTGACGCTGGGACAATTATCAATATCTTTACTGGGTTTTCAGAAGATTTTTCAGCAGTAACATGGGCAGCTGCTGCGATAGCTTGCACAGTTTTACCAAGGCCCATCTCATCGCCAAGAATTACTTTGCGCTGAACTATAACGAATTTTGCGCCGAAACTTTGATAACCACGCAGAAAGGCGTCTCGTAGTAAAGAAGTATTGAGCTTTAGTGCGCGAATACGTTCTAACGTTTCGGACGATAAACCGCTCTGACTATAGGGCGTTTGGTCATTTCCACGAATGGCAGACCATAGCGACTGGTAATGCGCTGGGCGTTCACAGTAATCCTTCCAAATGTCTACCGAGCCTTGCCCCTCAGAGAGTAAGTCTGGAATAGATAAAGCTAAGTTTGCCCAAGAAATATCATCAATAAACTGCAAATATGCAGTGTTGTGCCCATTTGACCCCTTGCTGTAGATCACAAAATACGCCGGTGGAATAGACCTCCATAACGCTTTTTCATGTGTGATTACTGGTTGCAAGTACCGTTCAAGGCGATCAATGCGATCCAATTCGTCTTATAGCGCTTCCCTACTCCGACCATAGTGATAGAGAATATTAAGAAGCGCCTCGAGTTCCGTGCTCTGCTCTGAACCTAAAGTGGAAAGCGGTTGGGCTAACGCCTCCGAATAGAGGGTCTGAGCTGCAGCTTTTACCCGCTTTGCGGTTTGTTGTCCGACGCCCGGAATTTGTTCCAAGTCTTCAACTGAACGAGAAATTATTTCTGCCACAGAAGTTATTCCCTGACGCTTTATCGCCGTGACACTGACGCGTTCGCTGGTCACTTGGCTTAGAGAATCGATGCTAAGGCTACTGAGAAGTGCGAGCGCACGGCATTGAATAATTTTGTTTTCTGCTTGAAGCGCTTTGCGTTGTAGCGTCCACGGTGAAAGTGGGTGCGCCCGTAGTTGTTCGCACAGGAGAATTGCAGGCCTTACGTATTCTTTGCTCAGATTATCAATACAGACTTCCGGAAGCTGCATTGCAGACGCAAGGCTTGATCGCACAGCTTTGCCGTAGGGAGAGTCTTGGTTTTCTACCAGAAAATGATGAACTCCTGATTTATAAGCTGATTCAGCCCTATCATATCGGCGAAGGTATTCAGTGACACGGGATAGCTGCACTTGAAGTTCTGGATTCGCGAGTAGGTTTTCAAGCTCAGTTGCAGCGGATTCGAATTGCTGATTCGCTGTCGAAGAAACCCGGCGCGTAAATGTGCTCCATATGCCAATTTTAGTTTTGTGTAGAAGGTCTACGATGCCTGCCGTTGACTCGATAAATTTTTCAAGGATTTCCGTAACTTCAATATGATCTTCGGAGAATTCTTCGTGGGTGAATAGATGCGGGGGCCAAGATATAGCGGTTTGAGGTACGACCCATACATCGCTGATTTTTCCATGAGTGTTGAACCTTGCTGGTTCATGTGGTTCTAGTAGCGAGTTCAGAAGTAAATGAGCACGCTGTGCGACTTCCCTAAGGTACGTTCCTTGGGAGCGCAGCGTGCTCATACGAAGTGGGTCCATATTGTCCGATTATTTCACTTCACTTGAATTCGGACGATGTTTTTCGTTATTGAAATACAGGTGTTATACCGCTACTTCTGGATGGAAATCTTTCATCTTCATTTGTCGTTCTCGCATTGCGGCAATTGTAGAAAATAGTAGGAAAAGTGCACCGATGAAGATCAAGACGCTAACACCTTGTACTGCTCGATGGTCTAAAGCTACATCTGTTGGGTAAATCGCTTGCCGAAGGATATTTACTGAGTATGTCATCGGATCGAAGGTATGGAACCAGCGCAGTGGTGCTGGTTGTGTTTCCGGTGGGTATAGTCCTCCGGAAGATACGATCTGTAGCGACATAAATGCGATACACAATACGCGTCCGACAGTAGAGCCGAATACTGTGTTGAGTCCTTGGGTTATCGCCATGAAGCACATGGATGTCAGGCACATCGCTGCCCACAGAAGGAATTCGTTGTGAGCTTGAAGCCCAATGGCATAGCGTTGCACTAAGAACATAATGGTTGCTTGGCAAAATCCAACGATAACTGCAGGTATATAGGAGGCTAGAACAACGCGGAATGGTGTTACGCCTGAATCAACTACACGTCGCTGTAGTGGACGCATGAGCATGAAGGTTACGGTGCCGCCCATGAATAGTCCCAGTGCGATAAACATAGGTGCGAGCCCTAATCCAAAAAGCGAGAGGGAATCTCTGGCAACGTTTTCTGCTACTGGTGTAGATACGTTTCGCGCTGAGTCTGCGATCGTGTCATCAGGGAATTGCGGAATTTTGTCTTTGCTCTCTCCTAGCTTGAGGGATAGTTCGGATGCTCCTTCATCAAGACGAACTAATCCTGAGCTAAGTTGCGATGCACCCACCGTCAGCTGTTGAGATCCTGCTGAAAGTTTGGTCGTGCCATCGGCTAGGGTCTTGGTACCTATAACAAGCTTTTCGGAGCCATCAGACAACTGATGCAACCCAGTGGAAAGTTTTTGAGCACCTTTCGTTGCTGAATTTATACCTGCGCGATATTGTGCCGTGGGGTCGGAAAGCTGTCGGTGTATTTCCGATGCCCCGTTTCGCAGTTTCGAAAGTTGAGTCATCATATCCGATTGAGGACCGATTCCGGCTGTGTTGATGGAGTTAATAATGCCGTCGGCGCTGTTAGCGAGGTCGATCGCTTGGGGTATGCCTGTGGCACGTAGTTGGGCACTCAGATTGACCAGTGGAACTGTCAATTGCGCTTGGGCATCGCTCGCTTGTTGTGCGACGCCCACGAGCTTATCGACGCCCGCAGATACTTGACCCGCGCCGTTTCCGAGGGTATCGGTGGCTGCGTTGAGTTTTGTTAGTCCGTCGGCGAGTGCGTCAGCACCGTTACTCGCAGTATGAATTCCTTGGTCAAGTTGGCCTGCGCCGTCGTAAAGCTTGTGTGCTCCGTCGTTTGCTTGTTGGAGTCCATTGTTAAGCTGTGTTGATCCGTCTGCGAGCTTGTCGGCACCATCATGAGCTTTATGGGAGCCGTCTGCGAGTTGGCCGGCGCCGTCTGCTGCAGCGCCAAGGCCTTGGCCGATGGTATTAAACCCGACAAGGAGTTGGTTTGCTACTTGTGATCCAAGATTCTCATTTACTGCGGCGAGAACGCGTCCTACAACTTGGTTGCCCAACATTGTAGCTAAAAAGCCATTGGCGTTGTTGTAAACAGCATTAAGTTTTGCTTGATGCGGCTGGGGATCTTTTACGCTAGTGGCGGCTTGAGAAAAATCTGTGGGGAATTCGATAGCGAAGTAGTAGGTGCCGTCAGCAATTCCTTTGCGAGCTTGGTCGGCGGAGACCTCTATAAATTTTGCTTGTTGTTGATCGACAAGACTATGGGTGATCTGTTCACCTGCGTTGATGGTCTTGCCTTCTTTGGTCACTCCGGTATCTGAGTTGACTACTGCTACGGGCAATTTGTTGAGATGTCCGATTGGATCCCAGTAAGACCAAACAAATAACCCGCCGAAGAGCAAGGGCATAAGCATGATAACGACAATTGCTATGGGAGGTAGTTTTCCATGTCCGAATCTGCGGAATTCCGTACCGATATGAAATAGGTTCATGATGTTAGGTTTTCCTCGTTATGCCTTTGCTTTTTGCTTTCGTTGTAGGGCGCCAGCAACGTGAATCTCTTGGTCTGCAATTTTGTCAACGTCATCATTGGCGGACATAGCGACAACGGGCATTGATGCAGCAATGTTTTTTAACTCCCTTAAAAGATCAGCTCTTAAGCGGAGGCTTCGGATTTGGTCGATATCGTCCACAATGAGCAAGTCTGTGTGCGGTCTTGCAATTAGTGCAAGAGCGATACGTAAACGAAAACGAGTGAGGGGATCGAGATCTCCAATGCTTTGTCTCGCAAATTCTTTGCTGTTGGGAAGATCGAGTAGTTCGGCTGCGTTAATGAACGTTTCCGACTTGGTTATGTCCCGAGGAACTCGGCGATACCAAGGCTGCGACCATGCCAATTGTTCGCGCACTGCAGCTGTGACTGGCACGAGTCGTTCGAGCGAATCTAATTCTGGTACACCTGCCAAGGCGACTGCTTTATGCAGTTGGCGTGGCGCTGTTAGCACCTTGTCTGAATCCTGAACTTTTAATTCAATCGAGCCACTTATGGGCTTCATACGCCCTGCGAGAGTCATCGACAAAGTTGTTGCCGAATTTTCTCGACCACAGTGCACCAAGCTAAGACCAGCGTAGATTTTTAGCTCTGGGAGGTGCGTACCGCTGACCATATGGAGGTCAGTAACACTTAGGATCGGCTGATCTTCGGTCGGTGCGTTGTCCGTCGTGAGGCTGTGCGTTGTTTCCACGAACGGGGGATCCTATCTTGTTAGTCGTTTTTCTAAAATGTATTAGGTCTACCGCAGAGGTGTTGCACCCACAATAAGTGAGAAGGTACCCTCCACTAAAGCGGATCATCAACATATTTCTCTCACATGACACCATTGTCAAACCCTCGAGGACTCTAAACTATGCGAACGGACGCTTTGCGAAGGCGAAACAGCATTATCTCAGCCGGAAGCGCTCTTCTTATCCAAGCCGGTACTCACATGACGGTCGAGTCAGTCGCAGAACGCGCCAAAGTCGGAATCGCAACGTTGTACCGAAACTTCCCAACGCGTGAACACCTCCTTCATGCCTGCATTGGAAATATCGCTGACAATGGCATCGAACAACTCAATTCCATAGCCAATTGCCCTCCCCGATCATCGAGCGAAGCCAAACAACAACTCATCACTCTCATATCTCTCATTTCTACGATCGGGCTTAATATCGTTATTCCAGCCATCATCCAGCCTCCCGAATCAAGTTTGGCCCCAGAATTTTTAGACACCCGACGTACACTCATGAAGTTGATGCGAACTATCGATTCCAATCTTCGAGCCACAGGACTAATTCATCCTTCCATCTCAATCCTGGACTTCTACACCGGCATTATTGCTCTATGTGCACCCCCTCATTTCAGTGCGACAGATACACCGACTCCCACAACTGAGCACCTCATCGATATTTTCATTGCAGGTTGCAAAACTGGAGTAGCTAAAACCACTAAAAATAGCTAGGTTGGTAACTTCACCCATCTTCCCCACCCCGCTCAAGGAGCAGTATGTCAATCAGTGTCACTGATTTGTTTAGTATCGGAATTGGCCCTTCTTCTTCCCACACCGTTGGGCCACTTCGCGCGGCTGAAGCATTTCTTAGTGCAAACAACTGCCCTGATGATTCCGAAATTGCTATCACCTTGCATGGTTCCCTTGCCGCCACAGGTATCGGCCACGGTACCGATCGTGCAGCAATTCTTGGCTTAGCAGGCTACACCCCTATTACCCTTACGCCTGACGTAAAACCTGTTTTTGGCTCCGCAATTCCCACCCAAGGAACAGTCAGTGGACCTCGAGGCGAGGTACGTTATCGCCTCATTTTCGACCCAGTTCCACTACCAGAACACCCTAATGCGATGACTTTCGTCGCCTATGGCCCCGATGGCAATCGTATCGGCACCCCTGCGATCTATTACTCCATCGGTGGTGGTTTCATCGCAACAGCCGATACCATGCGCGAACAAAAAACCCCAGAGTCTGCTGTCAAATCAGCAAATCAGGACCTAATGCCGTATCCGTTCACCACAGGAGACGAGCTTCTGTATCAATGCCAGAGCAACGCTCTCAGCATTCCACAGCTAATGGAAGCCAATGAAACAGCAATTCATGGAAGCATCTTGCCTGTGAACGATCATCTCGATTCCGTATGGGCCACTATGCAAGAATGCGTTAATCAAGGGTTGAGTACGTGGGGAATTCTACCGGGTGGACTCGAAGTAGAACGCCGTGCGCCACAGCTTTTCCAACATCTCACTGATGGCCCGGTGGACACCGATGATGCCCTTCGCGCAATGGAATGGGTGAATCTCTTTGCCCTCGCAGTCAACGAGGAGAACGCAGCCGGTGGGCGGGTTGTCACTGCTCCTACAAATGGTGCGGCAGGAATTGTCCCTGCAGTTTTGCAGTACGCTGAAAAATTTGTTCCTCAATTTACGGAAACAAGCCATCGAGATTTCTTGCTAACAGCTGCCGCTATAGGCATCATCATCAAATACAACGCTTCAATCTCCGGTGCTGAGGTTGGATGCCAAGGTGAAGTCGGCTCAGCAAGCTCTATGGCCGCTGCTGGTCTATGCCAAGTGCTCAACGGTACCCCACGCCAAGTAGAGCATGCTGCAGAAATAGCTCTCGAGCACAATCTCGGGCTAACCTGTGATCCAGTCGGCGGCTTGGTCCAAATACCATGCATTGAACGCAACGCAATTGGTGCAGTGAAATCTATCAATGCAGCTCGCTTATCGCTTATCGGATCAGGTAAACATCGTGTCCGACTCGATGATGCTGTGCTTACTATGGCTGAAACTGGACGGGACATGCTCACAAAATACAAAGAAACTTCCACAGGCGGTCTAGCTATTCGCCTTGGGCTTCCTGTCAGCATCACTGAATGCTAAAAGCGGTGGGAATGCACGAGTAATAAAAATACTGTGCATTCCCACCGCCGCAAGCGTGGCCTCCTCGTGTCTTACAACGCTGACTGAATCTCCAAGATCAAATTGTCAAGGGATACATCGCGTTGCCCTTGTTGAGCTAGATCTTTAACAGCAACACAATTGTTCTCAAGCTCACGATCCCCTAACACAAGAGCAAAACGAGCTCCAGCGCGGTCCGCACCTTTCATCGCACCTTTCAAACCGCGATCACCATAGGCCATATCTGCGCTGATACCAGCTGAACGAAGTGCGTCGATGATCCGAACCATTTCGCGCTTCGCTGCCGAACCCATGGCCACACCAAAAACGTTCACTCGAGAGCCATCGGTTACTCGCTTTTGTTCCGCTTCAAGCGCAAGCAAGCAACGGTCCACTCCCAGTGCATAGCCGATACCTGAAAGTTCTTGGCCGCCCAACTGCGCCATGAGGCCGTCGTAACGCCCACCGCCTCCAATACCCGACTGTGCACCCAAACCGTCATGAACAAACTCAAATGTGGTCTTGGTGTAGTAGTCCAAACCGCGAACCATTCGAGGATTGACTACATAGGCAACATTGAGGTCATCCAGCATTCCCGTAACAAGCTCGAAGTGTTCCCTACTCGAATCAGACAGGTTATCCAACATCAACGGCGCATCTACGGTCATCTCTTGAATTTCTGGACGCTTATCGTCCAAAACTCGCAGTGGATTAATCTCCGCACGATGACGAGTTTCTTCGTCCAAAGGCAGCTTAAACAAGAATTCTTGGAGCTTTTCTCGGTATTGCGGACGGCACGTGTGGTCGCCAAGGCTCGTAAGCTCCAAACGGTAACCGGTCAAGCCAATTGCTTTGAGAGAGCGGTCCGCAAGTGCAATAACTTCCGCGTCGAGAGCGGGGTCATCAACACCGATAGCTTCAACGCCTACTTGTTGCAGCTGGCGGTAACGCCCCGCTTGCGGGCGCTCATAGCGGAAAAAAGGACCATAGTAGTTGAGCTTGACCGGAAGTTGTCCGCGATCGAGATTGTGCTCGATAACTGCACGCATCACACCGGCTGTGCCTTCAGGACGAAGCGTAACCGACCGATCCCCTCGATCCGCAAACGTGTACATTTCCTTCGTTACCACATCGGTCGATTCACCGACGCCACGAGCAAACAAAGCAGTGTCTTCAAAGATAGGAAGCTCGATGTGCTCATAACCAGCCAGA
This window encodes:
- a CDS encoding DEAD/DEAH box helicase is translated as MDRIDRLERYLQPVITHEKALWRSIPPAYFVIYSKGSNGHNTAYLQFIDDISWANLALSIPDLLSEGQGSVDIWKDYCERPAHYQSLWSAIRGNDQTPYSQSGLSSETLERIRALKLNTSLLRDAFLRGYQSFGAKFVIVQRKVILGDEMGLGKTVQAIAAAAHVTAEKSSENPVKILIIVPASLMTNWAREWEKFCNIPVQIAHGENKQKAVAQWNDTAGALIVTYDGARTMQLLGATVVIVDEAHYIKNPEAKRSRAVSRIIAESEYVLLLSGTPLENRIEEFCTLVSYLDSHCAISAPRLASAFKAHIAHLYLRRNQGDVLDELPEKIDHTEWVELSAEDEHLYRQAVHERNWMLMRRVAMLAARPDCAKMERLIDIVKEAESVGKNVIIFSYFRSVLERIEKDLGEYVAGSITGDVPPERRQQLIDELGNTGRHVLLLQIVAGGVGLNIQKASVVIFTEAQVKPTLVDQAIARTHRMGQRDPVTVYRLFGADTVDERLTELLEHKRAVFDNYARDAEAAEVFDAVDVSEGALARNIIELEHDRLQIDN
- a CDS encoding helix-hairpin-helix domain-containing protein, translating into MSTLRSQGTYLREVAQRAHLLLNSLLEPHEPARFNTHGKISDVWVVPQTAISWPPHLFTHEEFSEDHIEVTEILEKFIESTAGIVDLLHKTKIGIWSTFTRRVSSTANQQFESAATELENLLANPELQVQLSRVTEYLRRYDRAESAYKSGVHHFLVENQDSPYGKAVRSSLASAMQLPEVCIDNLSKEYVRPAILLCEQLRAHPLSPWTLQRKALQAENKIIQCRALALLSSLSIDSLSQVTSERVSVTAIKRQGITSVAEIISRSVEDLEQIPGVGQQTAKRVKAAAQTLYSEALAQPLSTLGSEQSTELEALLNILYHYGRSREAL
- a CDS encoding YhgE/Pip domain-containing protein produces the protein MNLFHIGTEFRRFGHGKLPPIAIVVIMLMPLLFGGLFVWSYWDPIGHLNKLPVAVVNSDTGVTKEGKTINAGEQITHSLVDQQQAKFIEVSADQARKGIADGTYYFAIEFPTDFSQAATSVKDPQPHQAKLNAVYNNANGFLATMLGNQVVGRVLAAVNENLGSQVANQLLVGFNTIGQGLGAAADGAGQLADGSHKAHDGADKLADGSTQLNNGLQQANDGAHKLYDGAGQLDQGIHTASNGADALADGLTKLNAATDTLGNGAGQVSAGVDKLVGVAQQASDAQAQLTVPLVNLSAQLRATGIPQAIDLANSADGIINSINTAGIGPQSDMMTQLSKLRNGASEIHRQLSDPTAQYRAGINSATKGAQKLSTGLHQLSDGSEKLVIGTKTLADGTTKLSAGSQQLTVGASQLSSGLVRLDEGASELSLKLGESKDKIPQFPDDTIADSARNVSTPVAENVARDSLSLFGLGLAPMFIALGLFMGGTVTFMLMRPLQRRVVDSGVTPFRVVLASYIPAVIVGFCQATIMFLVQRYAIGLQAHNEFLLWAAMCLTSMCFMAITQGLNTVFGSTVGRVLCIAFMSLQIVSSGGLYPPETQPAPLRWFHTFDPMTYSVNILRQAIYPTDVALDHRAVQGVSVLIFIGALFLLFSTIAAMRERQMKMKDFHPEVAV
- a CDS encoding TetR/AcrR family transcriptional regulator is translated as MRTDALRRRNSIISAGSALLIQAGTHMTVESVAERAKVGIATLYRNFPTREHLLHACIGNIADNGIEQLNSIANCPPRSSSEAKQQLITLISLISTIGLNIVIPAIIQPPESSLAPEFLDTRRTLMKLMRTIDSNLRATGLIHPSISILDFYTGIIALCAPPHFSATDTPTPTTEHLIDIFIAGCKTGVAKTTKNS
- a CDS encoding L-serine ammonia-lyase; translated protein: MSISVTDLFSIGIGPSSSHTVGPLRAAEAFLSANNCPDDSEIAITLHGSLAATGIGHGTDRAAILGLAGYTPITLTPDVKPVFGSAIPTQGTVSGPRGEVRYRLIFDPVPLPEHPNAMTFVAYGPDGNRIGTPAIYYSIGGGFIATADTMREQKTPESAVKSANQDLMPYPFTTGDELLYQCQSNALSIPQLMEANETAIHGSILPVNDHLDSVWATMQECVNQGLSTWGILPGGLEVERRAPQLFQHLTDGPVDTDDALRAMEWVNLFALAVNEENAAGGRVVTAPTNGAAGIVPAVLQYAEKFVPQFTETSHRDFLLTAAAIGIIIKYNASISGAEVGCQGEVGSASSMAAAGLCQVLNGTPRQVEHAAEIALEHNLGLTCDPVGGLVQIPCIERNAIGAVKSINAARLSLIGSGKHRVRLDDAVLTMAETGRDMLTKYKETSTGGLAIRLGLPVSITEC
- the hisS gene encoding histidine--tRNA ligase; the encoded protein is MSKKKLQTIQAPKGVPDYIPPVSPEFLGVRDTFAHQAHLAGYEHIELPIFEDTALFARGVGESTDVVTKEMYTFADRGDRSVTLRPEGTAGVMRAVIEHNLDRGQLPVKLNYYGPFFRYERPQAGRYRQLQQVGVEAIGVDDPALDAEVIALADRSLKAIGLTGYRLELTSLGDHTCRPQYREKLQEFLFKLPLDEETRHRAEINPLRVLDDKRPEIQEMTVDAPLMLDNLSDSSREHFELVTGMLDDLNVAYVVNPRMVRGLDYYTKTTFEFVHDGLGAQSGIGGGGRYDGLMAQLGGQELSGIGYALGVDRCLLALEAEQKRVTDGSRVNVFGVAMGSAAKREMVRIIDALRSAGISADMAYGDRGLKGAMKGADRAGARFALVLGDRELENNCVAVKDLAQQGQRDVSLDNLILEIQSAL